One Faecalicatena sp. Marseille-Q4148 DNA window includes the following coding sequences:
- a CDS encoding YggS family pyridoxal phosphate-dependent enzyme: MLEENLKKVEANIQAACERCGRKREEVTLIAVSKTKPVSMLKEVYDCGIRDFGENKVQELTDKYDQLPSDIKWHMIGHLQRNKIKYIIGKTALIHSVDSLRLAEAIEAESAKKGCITDVLLEVNVAQEESKFGFSAEELLKEIDHFADFSHIRVKGLMTIAPYVENPEENRIYFAKLKQLSVDITAKKVNNVTMSIFSMGMTNDYEVAIEEGATIVRVGTGIFGERNYDRT, translated from the coding sequence ATGTTAGAAGAAAACTTGAAGAAAGTAGAAGCAAATATTCAGGCTGCATGTGAACGATGCGGCCGAAAACGAGAAGAAGTAACGCTGATTGCGGTCAGCAAAACAAAACCGGTTTCTATGTTAAAGGAAGTATATGACTGTGGGATAAGAGATTTTGGTGAAAATAAAGTGCAGGAGCTGACAGACAAATATGATCAGCTTCCGTCAGATATTAAGTGGCATATGATCGGTCATCTGCAGCGCAATAAAATTAAATATATTATTGGGAAAACAGCATTGATTCATTCGGTGGATTCGCTGCGCCTTGCAGAAGCAATTGAAGCAGAATCGGCAAAAAAAGGCTGTATAACAGATGTTCTTCTTGAAGTAAATGTAGCGCAAGAAGAAAGTAAATTCGGATTTTCAGCGGAAGAATTACTGAAAGAAATTGATCATTTTGCAGATTTTTCTCATATTCGCGTAAAGGGACTTATGACCATTGCACCATATGTAGAAAATCCTGAAGAAAATCGGATATATTTTGCAAAATTAAAGCAATTATCTGTTGACATCACAGCAAAAAAAGTTAATAATGTTACTATGAGTATTTTCTCAATGGGTATGACCAACGACTATGAAGTTGCGATCGAAGAAGGTGCTACAATTGTTCGTGTAGGAACAGGCATCTTCGGTGAGAGAAATTACGACAGAACATAA
- a CDS encoding cell division protein SepF: MGVLDKFLSIMKLDEDDYDDDDFMDDDEEFDDYDDKSKKNAFGKKDSTEEEEDYSDSHSKSSRMSNNKVTPMRPTARKSAPSMEVCVIKPNSVDNSRDITETLLEGRTVILNLEGLDLEIAQRIIDFTSGAAFAISGNLQKISNYIFLVTPTNVEISGDLQDLLNSSFDVPSIRTRF, from the coding sequence ATGGGAGTATTAGATAAGTTTCTTTCCATCATGAAGTTAGATGAAGATGATTATGATGATGACGATTTCATGGATGATGACGAAGAATTTGATGATTATGATGATAAATCAAAGAAAAATGCATTTGGAAAAAAAGACAGCACAGAAGAGGAAGAAGATTACAGTGACAGTCATTCCAAATCTTCAAGAATGTCTAATAATAAAGTAACTCCGATGCGTCCAACAGCAAGAAAAAGTGCACCTAGCATGGAGGTTTGCGTGATTAAGCCGAATTCTGTAGATAATTCAAGAGATATTACAGAGACGCTGTTAGAAGGACGTACGGTCATTTTGAATCTGGAAGGACTGGATCTTGAGATTGCACAGCGGATTATTGACTTCACATCCGGAGCTGCATTTGCAATCAGTGGCAATCTTCAGAAGATTTCCAACTATATTTTCCTTGTAACACCAACGAATGTTGAAATTTCCGGGGATTTACAGGATTTACTGAACTCTTCATTTGATGTTCCTTCTATTCGTACACGTTTTTAA
- a CDS encoding RNA-binding protein: protein MQKEELMLQKRLIELSRTAYRRGIIYYSDFLNLNELNILHTTPHNEFDTMYCSSGGYMYSERQMVAFLPDAFSLYPVEEIDFPYETIAIVPLQKKFAEELSHRDVLGAVLHLGLERCKLGDILVEQDRAILFAHRSIAQYICDNLTRIRHTTVQAQRILKEEFHYEPKLESIRGTVASVRLDSLLALAFSASRSKLTGQIEGGKVFVNGKLITSNGYQVKEGDIISVRGLGRFRFCEASGRTKKGRISVCINKYI from the coding sequence ATGCAAAAAGAAGAATTAATGTTACAGAAGCGCCTGATAGAGCTGTCGCGGACAGCATATCGGCGCGGTATCATTTACTATTCAGATTTTTTGAATTTGAATGAACTAAATATTTTACATACGACACCGCACAATGAATTTGACACGATGTATTGTTCCAGCGGAGGATATATGTATTCAGAGCGTCAGATGGTTGCATTTCTACCTGATGCTTTTTCTTTGTATCCGGTAGAAGAGATCGACTTTCCGTATGAAACAATAGCAATTGTACCGCTCCAAAAGAAATTCGCAGAAGAATTGTCACATCGAGATGTGCTTGGTGCAGTTTTACATTTGGGACTGGAACGGTGTAAATTGGGTGATATTCTTGTAGAACAGGATCGGGCTATTTTATTTGCACATCGTTCCATTGCACAATACATTTGTGACAATCTAACACGGATACGTCATACAACTGTTCAGGCACAGAGGATCTTAAAAGAAGAATTTCATTATGAACCGAAATTAGAGTCGATTCGCGGAACAGTTGCCTCTGTGCGCCTGGATAGTCTGCTTGCGCTGGCATTTTCAGCGTCCAGAAGTAAATTGACCGGGCAGATTGAAGGTGGAAAAGTGTTTGTGAATGGAAAGCTGATCACTTCAAATGGTTATCAAGTAAAAGAAGGGGACATTATTTCCGTTCGGGGACTTGGACGCTTTCGTTTCTGTGAGGCATCCGGCAGAACGAAAAAAGGACGGATCAGTGTATGCATCAATAAATATATTTAA
- the lspA gene encoding signal peptidase II, whose translation MTNVLKRRCYSLGMLAFLAGVVMDQVTKYLAVVNLKDKEPVILIKNVFQLQYLENRGAAFGIFQNQKVFFVLIGVFMLMIGMFFFTKMPFEKRYTPLRWCLVFIMTGAVGNMIDRVCHNYVIDFLYLSLINFPIFNVADIFVTVATFILLCLILFYYKEEDMDLMTDLLLHRKKGTTNE comes from the coding sequence ATGACAAATGTTTTAAAAAGGCGGTGCTATTCCCTCGGTATGCTTGCATTTCTGGCGGGGGTAGTAATGGATCAGGTTACCAAATATCTGGCTGTAGTAAATTTAAAAGATAAGGAACCTGTTATTTTGATTAAAAATGTATTTCAATTGCAATATCTGGAAAACAGAGGAGCTGCATTTGGCATATTTCAAAATCAAAAAGTGTTTTTTGTTCTCATTGGTGTTTTTATGCTGATGATCGGGATGTTCTTTTTCACGAAAATGCCATTTGAAAAACGCTACACTCCGCTGCGGTGGTGTCTTGTTTTCATTATGACGGGTGCAGTTGGAAATATGATTGATCGCGTCTGCCATAATTATGTAATTGATTTTTTATATCTTTCGCTGATTAACTTTCCGATTTTTAATGTTGCGGATATTTTTGTTACAGTAGCTACTTTTATACTCCTTTGTCTGATCCTGTTTTATTACAAAGAGGAAGATATGGATTTAATGACAGATTTACTTCTGCATAGAAAGAAAGGGACTACAAATGAATAA
- a CDS encoding RluA family pseudouridine synthase: protein MNNLEVFVVEEQSNDRIDKFLAQEMEMYSRSYIQKLLKDGLVSVNGMTVKANYKVSPDDRIEVQIPELQEPDIVPEDIPLDILYEDDDILIVNKPKGMVVHPAAGHYSHTLVNAVLYHCQGHLSGINGVMRPGIVHRIDMDTTGSLIVCKNDAAHQNLAEQLKEHSIRRIYHAIVHGVIKEDSGTIDAPIGRHPIDRKKMAVNYNRGREAVTHYKVLKRFAQYTYIQCQLETGRTHQIRVHMASIYHPLLGDQVYGPAKCPYKLQGQTLHAKILGIHHPSTGEYMEFDAPLPKYFEDLLRKL, encoded by the coding sequence ATGAATAATCTGGAAGTATTTGTTGTAGAAGAACAGTCCAATGATCGGATTGATAAGTTTTTAGCGCAGGAAATGGAGATGTATTCTCGTTCCTATATCCAGAAATTACTAAAAGACGGCCTTGTTTCTGTAAACGGCATGACTGTGAAAGCCAACTATAAAGTATCTCCGGATGATCGGATTGAAGTACAGATTCCAGAACTTCAAGAACCGGATATTGTCCCGGAAGATATTCCGTTGGATATTCTTTACGAAGACGATGATATTTTAATCGTAAATAAGCCAAAAGGAATGGTCGTTCATCCTGCAGCCGGACATTACAGTCACACCCTCGTCAATGCGGTTCTTTATCACTGTCAGGGGCATTTGTCCGGGATTAATGGAGTAATGCGTCCCGGAATCGTTCACCGGATTGATATGGATACAACAGGTTCCCTTATTGTCTGCAAAAATGACGCGGCGCATCAAAACCTGGCAGAGCAGCTCAAGGAGCATAGTATTCGCCGAATCTATCATGCGATTGTGCATGGCGTGATTAAAGAAGATTCCGGAACGATTGACGCTCCAATCGGCCGTCATCCTATTGATCGGAAAAAAATGGCTGTAAATTATAATCGTGGACGGGAAGCGGTAACACATTATAAAGTATTGAAACGTTTTGCGCAGTATACTTACATTCAATGCCAATTGGAAACAGGAAGAACACATCAGATCAGAGTACATATGGCATCAATCTATCACCCGCTTCTTGGAGATCAAGTGTATGGTCCGGCAAAATGTCCATATAAACTTCAGGGACAGACACTTCACGCAAAAATACTAGGAATTCATCATCCATCTACAGGAGAATATATGGAGTTTGATGCACCTTTACCAAAATATTTCGAGGATTTATTGCGTAAATTGTAA
- a CDS encoding cytidylate kinase-like family protein, with protein sequence MSEMNTIITIGRQFGSGGHEIGKRLAAHYGIGFYDKEMLQRAAKESGICKELFESHDEKPTNSFLYSLVMDTYSYGFASSAYSDMPLNQKIFLAQFDTIKKIASEGPCVLVGRCADYALEEFPNRVSVFIHAELDARIQRIARTEDLTDAAAKDKILKADKKRASYYNYYTSKRWGDASSYDLCLSSSKLGIDKTVEAIIRYVDAFNNQKTVEAI encoded by the coding sequence ATGAGTGAAATGAATACAATAATTACAATTGGAAGACAATTTGGAAGTGGTGGACACGAAATCGGAAAGAGACTCGCCGCTCACTATGGAATCGGTTTCTACGATAAAGAAATGCTGCAGCGCGCAGCCAAAGAAAGCGGTATTTGCAAAGAGCTATTTGAAAGCCATGACGAGAAGCCTACAAACAGCTTTCTGTACTCTCTCGTGATGGATACGTATTCTTATGGATTTGCATCATCTGCATATTCAGATATGCCGCTGAATCAAAAGATCTTTCTTGCACAGTTTGATACGATTAAGAAGATAGCATCAGAAGGTCCTTGTGTTCTTGTAGGACGTTGTGCAGATTATGCTTTGGAAGAATTTCCAAATCGTGTCAGTGTATTTATACACGCGGAATTAGATGCGCGTATTCAGCGGATTGCGAGGACAGAGGATTTGACAGATGCAGCTGCAAAGGATAAGATTTTAAAAGCAGATAAGAAACGTGCAAGCTATTATAATTATTACACGAGCAAGCGTTGGGGAGATGCGTCTAGCTATGACCTCTGTCTGTCCAGTTCTAAGCTTGGAATCGACAAGACCGTAGAAGCAATTATTCGTTATGTTGACGCATTTAACAATCAAAAAACAGTAGAAGCAATTTAA
- a CDS encoding tRNA 2-thiocytidine(32) synthetase TtcA: MKLQQLLSLTRKAVDEYEMIQEGDHIAVGISGGKDSLALLYALQGLQRFYPNHFKLSAITVDLGYEKFSTEPIAKLCEELHVPYHVVKTDIAHILFEERKETNPCSLCAKMRKGALNEEILKLGCNKVAYGHHKDDIIETMLLSMIFEGRFHSFSPKTFLDRREITVIRPLMFINEADIIGFSRKYQLPVSSSRCPIDGLTKRQYAKELLHQINTENPGAKERMFTAILNGNISSWPPRTLHPRIQQKKETE, translated from the coding sequence ATGAAACTACAACAATTATTAAGCTTGACACGAAAAGCAGTTGATGAATATGAAATGATTCAGGAAGGTGACCATATTGCTGTTGGTATTTCCGGCGGAAAAGATAGTCTGGCTCTTCTCTATGCACTGCAGGGGCTTCAAAGATTCTATCCGAATCATTTTAAACTAAGTGCAATAACCGTAGATTTAGGCTATGAGAAGTTTAGTACAGAACCCATTGCAAAGCTTTGTGAAGAACTTCATGTGCCTTATCATGTAGTAAAAACAGATATCGCACATATCCTGTTCGAAGAACGTAAAGAGACGAATCCTTGTTCGCTCTGTGCAAAAATGCGTAAAGGCGCCCTAAATGAAGAAATATTAAAACTTGGATGCAATAAAGTGGCATATGGGCATCATAAAGATGATATTATCGAAACAATGCTTTTATCAATGATTTTTGAAGGCCGCTTTCATTCATTTTCTCCGAAAACGTTCCTGGATCGAAGAGAAATTACCGTGATTCGCCCATTGATGTTTATTAATGAAGCGGATATTATCGGTTTCAGCCGCAAATATCAGTTACCGGTATCAAGCAGCCGTTGTCCGATTGACGGACTGACCAAACGCCAATATGCCAAAGAGCTGCTACACCAGATTAATACAGAAAATCCGGGAGCAAAGGAACGGATGTTTACCGCAATCTTAAATGGAAATATTAGCAGCTGGCCGCCGCGCACACTTCACCCGCGCATCCAGCAAAAGAAAGAAACTGAATAG
- the dtd gene encoding D-tyrosyl-tRNA(Tyr) deacylase encodes MKFVIQRVTHASVTVEGKMIGKINKGFLVLIGVTHDDTKEIADKMVKKMTGLRIFEDEQGKTNLSLADVDGELLLVSQFTLYANCKRGYRPGFTDAGAPDMANAMYQYIISECKKVIPVVQTGEFGADMKVDLLNDGPFTIILDSKEL; translated from the coding sequence ATGAAATTTGTAATTCAGCGTGTGACACATGCTTCGGTAACAGTAGAAGGGAAGATGATAGGAAAAATCAATAAAGGATTTCTTGTTTTAATCGGTGTGACACATGATGATACAAAAGAAATTGCAGATAAAATGGTAAAAAAGATGACAGGGCTTCGCATTTTTGAAGACGAACAGGGAAAAACAAACTTATCTCTTGCCGATGTTGATGGAGAACTTCTCCTTGTCTCTCAATTTACACTTTATGCAAATTGTAAACGGGGATATCGTCCGGGCTTTACAGATGCAGGAGCTCCGGATATGGCAAATGCGATGTATCAGTATATTATTTCAGAATGTAAAAAAGTTATTCCGGTTGTCCAGACAGGAGAATTTGGCGCCGATATGAAAGTGGATTTATTGAATGACGGACCATTTACAATCATTCTGGATTCTAAAGAATTATAA
- a CDS encoding AAA family ATPase, producing the protein MNEITTNTSEEYLFFVLSKLQKRIQELDQKIADGQKDIDRMHDYYWESYTEMDEYGYENYDNQQALFQQMNSTREQRLFRRRLRKMLDSPYFGRVDFQYDGEDDAEAFYIGIASFSEGSGQIPLIYDWRAPVSSLFYDYDKGPASYLAPGGKMSGEVVSKWQYKIRNSKLIYAFESDIKIDDDILKAELGMNGDIHLKNIIRTIQKEQNEIIRNTKDRIMIIQGAAGSGKTSIALHRIAYLLYHDRKHLKSSNILILSPNTVFSDYISQILPELGEEPIQEMSFDLFAYRELLPYINDCEDQYDLLEQQLFAPEAGSKFHEKQSADFIGMMEGYFAILEDSLVQFHKIHWKGYEKSEYELIHLFYDKFTQIPLLSRMDSVMEYVIDEYETLRGKDLTEEERAVITEEFQKMYETKDLYVIYSQFLEMFGFEPLPELPQKERFLRYEDVFPMLYMKYRLCSVRQHKHIKHLVVDEMQDYSYLQYCILETMFSCRMTILGDKAQTMDEEQQDVLQFLPKIYGRQIRKIVLNKSYRNTVEITEYANRLIGLSGISVFQRHGTPIKEAIFHSREEALQSCLEYLYPDSKEVLVNGYETAAILTKTEREALWIYEHLKEYAAVTYLDRNSSSFQKGLTVTTFYLAKGLEFDCVCSWQQEIPNQKLARQAEYICATRALHELSILHIEN; encoded by the coding sequence ATGAACGAGATTACTACAAATACATCAGAAGAATATCTTTTTTTCGTACTTTCAAAATTACAGAAGAGAATTCAGGAATTGGATCAGAAGATTGCCGATGGTCAGAAAGATATTGACCGTATGCATGACTATTATTGGGAAAGCTATACAGAAATGGATGAATATGGCTACGAGAATTATGATAATCAGCAAGCATTATTTCAACAGATGAATAGTACGAGAGAGCAGCGGCTTTTTCGACGGCGTCTTCGCAAAATGCTAGATTCCCCTTATTTTGGGAGAGTAGATTTTCAATATGACGGTGAGGATGATGCAGAAGCCTTTTATATCGGGATTGCCAGTTTTTCAGAGGGAAGCGGACAGATTCCATTAATCTATGACTGGCGTGCTCCGGTCAGCAGTTTATTCTATGATTATGATAAAGGACCGGCATCCTATCTGGCACCTGGTGGAAAAATGAGTGGTGAAGTAGTTTCAAAATGGCAGTACAAAATCCGAAATAGTAAGCTGATCTATGCATTTGAAAGTGATATTAAAATAGACGATGATATTTTAAAAGCAGAGCTTGGAATGAATGGAGACATTCATCTGAAAAATATTATCAGAACAATCCAAAAAGAACAAAATGAAATTATTAGAAATACGAAAGATCGAATTATGATTATTCAAGGAGCTGCCGGAAGTGGAAAAACTTCGATTGCACTTCATAGAATAGCGTATTTACTTTATCATGATCGCAAACACTTGAAATCTTCCAATATTTTAATCTTATCTCCAAACACAGTGTTTTCAGACTATATTTCTCAAATTTTGCCGGAATTGGGAGAAGAACCAATTCAGGAAATGAGTTTTGATCTTTTTGCTTATCGAGAGCTTCTGCCGTATATCAATGATTGTGAGGATCAGTATGATCTTCTGGAACAACAGCTTTTTGCACCAGAAGCCGGTTCTAAATTTCATGAAAAACAATCTGCTGATTTTATCGGTATGATGGAAGGGTATTTCGCTATTTTAGAAGATAGTCTTGTTCAATTTCATAAAATTCACTGGAAAGGCTATGAAAAAAGCGAATATGAATTGATTCACCTGTTTTATGATAAATTTACTCAGATCCCCTTACTATCAAGAATGGATTCTGTTATGGAATATGTAATAGATGAATATGAAACATTACGTGGAAAAGATCTGACGGAAGAAGAGCGGGCAGTCATTACAGAAGAATTCCAAAAAATGTATGAAACAAAAGATCTCTATGTAATCTATTCTCAATTTTTAGAGATGTTTGGCTTTGAACCACTTCCGGAACTTCCTCAGAAAGAACGTTTTCTCCGATATGAGGATGTATTTCCGATGCTGTATATGAAATATCGTCTTTGCAGCGTTCGTCAGCATAAACACATTAAACACCTTGTTGTCGATGAAATGCAGGATTACTCATATCTGCAGTACTGTATCCTTGAAACGATGTTTTCCTGCCGTATGACAATTCTTGGCGATAAAGCGCAGACAATGGATGAAGAACAGCAGGATGTACTTCAGTTTCTTCCTAAAATATATGGAAGACAGATTCGGAAAATTGTTCTAAACAAAAGTTATCGAAACACAGTAGAAATTACTGAATATGCAAATCGTCTTATTGGATTATCCGGTATCAGTGTTTTTCAGCGACATGGAACGCCGATAAAAGAAGCAATATTTCACAGTAGAGAGGAAGCACTGCAATCTTGTTTGGAATATCTCTATCCGGATTCTAAGGAAGTATTAGTCAACGGATATGAAACAGCAGCAATCCTTACAAAAACAGAGAGAGAAGCTCTCTGGATTTATGAGCATCTGAAAGAATATGCTGCAGTAACATATCTTGATCGAAACAGCAGTTCATTTCAAAAAGGCCTTACCGTCACGACATTTTATCTTGCAAAAGGACTGGAATTTGACTGTGTTTGTTCCTGGCAGCAAGAAATTCCAAATCAGAAACTGGCACGACAGGCAGAATATATCTGTGCAACAAGAGCATTACATGAGCTTTCCATATTGCATATAGAAAATTAA
- a CDS encoding tyrosine-type recombinase/integrase — MAKDIRTYHEQAFIDNTLRLREVLQTMPPFVKDYFRAIEPTTSAKTRISYAYDIRVFFRFLMENNPVYRNYTLNQFQPADLERVEPVDLEEYLEYLKVYHSDDDKQITNSEKGIARKLSALRSFYTYYYRHQVITKNPTDFVDMPKIHEKAIVRLDTDEVAILLDYVENCGATLTGQKKVYYEKTKERDLAILTLLLGTGIRVSECVGLDLDDIDFKNNGVKVTRKGGNEMVVYFGREVEKALLNYLEHDRKLQNPLPGNEEALFLSTQRKRMGVQAVENMVKKYARQVTPNKKITPHKLRSTYGTSLYKETGDIYLVADVLGHKDVNTTRKHYAAIDDLRRRQAASAVKLREE, encoded by the coding sequence ATGGCGAAAGACATTAGAACATACCATGAACAGGCTTTTATTGACAATACGCTGCGGCTACGTGAAGTTCTTCAAACAATGCCGCCTTTTGTAAAAGACTATTTTCGAGCGATTGAACCGACTACTTCCGCAAAGACAAGAATTTCTTATGCTTACGATATCCGTGTCTTTTTCCGGTTTCTCATGGAGAATAACCCTGTTTATCGCAACTATACACTCAATCAGTTCCAACCCGCTGATTTAGAACGTGTTGAACCGGTTGATCTGGAAGAATATCTGGAATATCTGAAGGTTTATCACTCTGACGATGATAAACAAATTACCAACAGCGAAAAAGGGATTGCAAGAAAGCTTTCAGCATTAAGAAGTTTTTATACCTATTATTACCGTCATCAAGTAATCACAAAGAATCCAACAGATTTTGTAGATATGCCAAAGATACATGAAAAAGCTATTGTACGTCTGGATACCGATGAAGTTGCAATTTTACTTGACTATGTTGAGAATTGCGGAGCAACACTAACCGGTCAGAAAAAAGTATATTATGAAAAGACAAAAGAAAGAGACCTTGCCATTCTTACTCTCCTGCTCGGAACAGGAATTCGTGTTTCTGAATGTGTCGGTCTTGATCTGGATGACATTGATTTTAAAAATAACGGAGTAAAAGTAACTAGAAAAGGCGGAAACGAGATGGTTGTCTATTTTGGACGTGAAGTTGAAAAAGCTCTTCTTAATTATCTCGAGCATGATCGAAAACTCCAGAATCCTCTTCCGGGAAATGAAGAAGCCCTCTTCTTATCTACTCAGCGAAAACGTATGGGTGTGCAGGCAGTTGAGAATATGGTAAAGAAATATGCGCGACAAGTAACTCCAAATAAAAAAATTACACCGCATAAGCTGCGCAGTACATATGGTACTTCTCTCTATAAAGAAACAGGAGATATTTATCTTGTAGCAGATGTATTAGGGCATAAAGATGTTAATACAACCCGGAAACACTATGCAGCCATAGACGATCTTCGTCGCAGGCAGGCTGCCAGTGCCGTAAAACTCCGGGAAGAATAA
- a CDS encoding LysM peptidoglycan-binding domain-containing protein, translating to MKHKSNYHHHNPNNQTNHNHRRRSSVRRIRAKRLFMVICMLIVISCTLLLGSAFASAHDSSEKNTNNKYYKCIEVAPGETLWTIADRYASTEYDSYQEYIDEVIQINQMDCSTLYADQKLIIPYYAEEHSEDIYTASALMQ from the coding sequence ATGAAACATAAGAGCAATTATCATCATCACAATCCAAATAATCAAACGAACCATAATCACAGACGGAGATCCTCTGTCAGAAGAATACGTGCAAAGCGCTTATTCATGGTTATTTGTATGTTAATTGTAATCAGTTGTACCTTATTGCTTGGAAGCGCTTTTGCAAGTGCACATGATTCTAGCGAAAAGAACACAAACAATAAGTATTATAAATGTATTGAAGTTGCTCCTGGAGAAACACTATGGACTATTGCGGATCGTTATGCTTCAACAGAATATGATTCGTATCAGGAATATATCGATGAAGTCATTCAAATTAATCAGATGGATTGTTCTACGCTGTATGCTGATCAAAAACTTATTATTCCATATTATGCAGAGGAACACTCAGAAGATATCTATACAGCATCTGCGCTTATGCAATAG
- the lexA gene encoding transcriptional repressor LexA, with product MSNGNISKKQSEILEYIKEQILERGFPPAVREICEAVNLKSTSSVHSHLETLEKNGYIRRDPTKPRAIEILDENFNLSRREMVQVPIVGRVAAGEPILAEQNITDYFPIPVEFMPNKNTYMLKVSGESMINAGILDGDFVLVQKECTAANGDMVVAMVDDSATVKRFYKEEGIYRLQPENDHMDPIIVDHVEILGKVIGVFRFMR from the coding sequence ATGTCAAATGGAAATATCAGCAAAAAACAGTCCGAAATTTTAGAATATATAAAAGAACAGATTTTAGAACGAGGTTTTCCACCGGCAGTACGTGAGATTTGTGAAGCCGTGAATTTGAAGTCTACCTCTTCTGTTCATTCACATTTAGAGACACTTGAAAAGAATGGTTATATCCGTCGAGATCCAACAAAGCCGCGTGCGATCGAAATTCTTGATGAGAACTTTAATCTGTCACGCCGGGAAATGGTTCAGGTTCCAATCGTTGGACGGGTTGCAGCTGGAGAACCAATCCTTGCAGAACAGAATATTACAGATTATTTTCCTATTCCTGTGGAATTTATGCCGAATAAGAATACTTATATGCTGAAAGTATCAGGTGAAAGTATGATTAATGCCGGTATTTTGGATGGTGATTTTGTACTGGTTCAAAAGGAATGTACAGCGGCCAATGGAGATATGGTTGTAGCTATGGTTGATGACAGCGCTACTGTCAAGCGTTTTTATAAAGAAGAAGGTATTTATCGACTTCAGCCGGAGAACGATCACATGGATCCGATTATTGTGGATCATGTTGAAATTTTAGGTAAAGTAATCGGTGTCTTCCGTTTTATGCGTTAA